The window CTTGATTACAATCTTTATTTACAAGAAAAAACTATTTCTAGGAGGATTTCAGAATGGGGCTGAGAATAGAAACCAAGATTCTTGAAAGGATGACTATATTCGTATTTATGGTAACCCTTTTTATTTCAATTGGTTCTAAAACAATAATGTTTTATTATCCATATAACTTTGTTATTTATTTTATTTTGTTAATGGCTTTTTGTAATTTCATTTTTGCTGTTTTTGTTATTAAATGGTTATCTACCGTTAAATATTTAGGTATGAAACTTGACACGCAGAAACATAGTTTAAATTATATGGAAGAAGCCGTGAAAATTATGCGCTCCGAACGGCACGAATACCTCAACCACCTGCAGACCATTATGGGCTTAATTTTAAGCGGCGACCATAAGGAAGCCATGACTTACCTCAAGGATATGGGCGCCGAGTGCCGCTTCAACAGTCAGGTACTGTCGGTCTCCAATCCATCTTTGAGGGTACTGCTGCAAAATAAGCGGCAGTCCGCCCTAATCAAGGGTATTGAATTAAAACTGACCATCCAAAGCGATTTAAAACAATTGAAGCTAACACCCACCGACACCACCACCATCTTTGGCAATCTGCTGGACAATGCCATGGACTGCATCGTAAACGCCAAGGACAACAGCAGTAGAAAATTAATTCACCTTAAAGTGACCGAGGTGGCGGATGATTACGTCTTTACCATTGAAGATTCCGGGCCGCCCATTGAACCCCACATTCTGGCGGAAATTTTCAAAATAGGATTTTCCACTAAAGGTACAGGACGGGGATTTGGCTTGGCCCTGGTAGAAAGTACCATTCAAAGATACCAGGGTACCATCCATTACGGTGTGAACGGTGCCAAAGGTTTTACCGTTACCTTTCCCCAGCAGGGGGTTGCGGCATGATTCACGGCTGGTCCGTCCATCTTGCTCAATACCTGGGAACTGAACTGAACCTGGACCACCGGAAGGTAGCGGTGGTTGCCTACGGTCTGGAAGTGATTATTGGCGCTCTTATAAAATTAGCAGTGTTTGTCCTTGTTCCTTCCATCCTTGGCGTTTTTAAATTGTTTGCCTTTGCACTAATCAGTTCCGCCATTCTGAGGCTGCCTTCCGGCGGGGTACATAACAACGCCTATTACAAATGTTTACTCAGCACATTAACGTTTTTTTTAATCATTGCTTTTACAGCCAAGGGGCTGGCCGTTTATCCTTTACCTTTAAATGTCTTCGCCTTCCTGATACTGCTCTTGGCTTTTCTGGTCTTTATAAAATTAGCGCCGGTGGATAACCAAGAAAAGCCTATTAAAAGTGAAGCCCGCAGAAAGCGTTTGAAGTTTATCTCCTGTTCCCTCCTGGTGGGCTACGGCGTCATTTTTTTTCTCTGGAGCCCGGAGCAGGATATTATGCTGGCCTTCCTGCTGGCTGTACTCTTCCACACCTTTACCCTGACGAAAATGGGCCATGCTCTATTTAAGGCCATTGACAATTTAATTTAATAAAAGAAAGGAGGGTATACCGTGAAACGATTTTTGTTAAACCTGTGTGTTTCCCTGGCGCTGGTAATTTCCTATATTGGCATTTATCCTACCAGTTGGTTTACTTCGTACCAACCAGAAGTACCCGAAGAACTGCTTAGATAACACTAGAACATTATGGACAAGGAACACCTCCTTGTCCATGATCCATCCAAGGGGGATTCAGGTGAGAGCATTCATTGTTGAGGATAACCCTGTGCAGAGGAAATATCTAAAAACACTCCTTTTTGAACAAAATGTGCGGGTGGTGGGAGAGGCCGCCACCGGCGAGGATGCGGTCAGGCAGATTGCCCGGCTGCAGCCGGAAGTAGTGTTTTTGGATATTGCCCTGCCGGAGAGCAGCGGCATGGAGGTAGGGTGGAAAATTGACAGCAACATCCACAAAGTTTTTGTAACGGGACACCACCACCACGCTCTCAAAGCCTTTGAGCTGGGCTCCCTGGATTATCTGCTGAAGCCGGTAAGCCCGGAGCGGCTGGAAATCACTCTGAAGCGCCTGCGCAAAATTATTAAACAAACGCACCAAAAACTGATTCTAAATTTGAAAAGCTCTACCATTGCCCTGGATATTCAGCAAATTCTGTTTATTGAAAAAATGCCTATTTTAAAAAAGGTGACCTTCCACACCCTGGACGGGGAATGCTCTATTTCCGGCACCCTGAATGAATATGAAGCACGGTTAAAAAATCTAGGTTTTGCCCGCACTCATAATAGCTTTATTGTCAATGTGAATAAAATAAAAAGGCTGCTTCCCAGCGGGGATAAATCCTACATCATTAAATTACATCATACGGCCAAAGAAGTGCCCCTCAGCCGCAAATACGCCCCCATGCTCAAGCCCCTGCTTTACTAACCGGGCCGGAAGGATCGCGTCGGGTGTTAAAAATTAAGGTTGATGGTGGTCAGTTCCGCCATAAGGTTCTCAAGGGACCCTACAATTTCTGTGGTGGTCCCTTCTTTACTTTTTTCAATTAAAAGAACCTTTCTCTTTTTAATTTCCGCATAATAGCACACAGAACCTGTCCCCCTGCCCTTCAGTTCAACGATCATCATGCCCTGGTTGCGGTAGCCCAGGTTATAAACCTTTTGCAAAAAGGCCCGGGGGCAGTAGGGCTTGGGATCCTGACTTTTTATTTGAAAAAGCCTTTCAACGATGGTCATAGAACCACATCCAAACCAAATTTATATATTTTAAAAATTATATTATAAATGCTTCTTAAATTAAAGGAAAAAACAAATTGTCATTAAAAGGAGAAGCGATTTATCATAAATCGTTGCAAAAACGCCAGAACATCATAATGCATTATTTAAAATCATCTTGAGCAACGAGATTTGCAGCATCTGCCGGCAATTTACGAAAAAATGGCCCGGATTGGTGAAAAGACCGATCCCCCATAAGATGCAATATAAGCCTCCGTTTTCTCAGAACGGGGGCCTTTTTATTTTGTATAATACAAGGCCTAAAATTCTTGCCCCAATGCTTTTGGCAGTCTTTTTAAATAAATTTTGACATATAAAATATATTGGAAATATTTTATAAATGAGGTATAAAATGGTCCTTTTATATGCAATATTCGGCATGTTTTGCTGGGGATTAGCCCCTTTATTTGGCAAGCTGGGAATGTACAACGTACATCCTCTCACGGCCCTTTCCTTAAGAACCATGATTGCCGCCACACTGGTGCTGGGTTGGTTGGTGGGCTCCCGGGGCTTTTCACAAATTTTTCAGATCCCCCCGCTGTTGTGGGTTTTTATAGGCATTGAGGCGATTCTGGCCACCTTGGTGGGGGATTTAGCTTATTTTTTTGCCTTGAAAAAGGGCAACATCAACGAAGTAACCTTAATTATGGCTTGCTCCCCGCTGGTGACCATGCTTTTCAGCTTCTTTTTTCTCAGTGAGATTGTAACGGGATATCAACTTCTAGGGGCATTGTTTATCACTATTGGTCTGGTATTTATAAGTATTTCCTAAGTTTTATGTCTCTTCACTTTTTAATTCCCCATTGCATATAACATATTAATGAAATCTGGGGGAATTTAAAATGAATACAACATTCACCACTCCCATCATCGACGCATTAAAGGGATATATCGAGGATCAAACGGTGCGATTTCACATGCCTGGTCATAAAGGATGCCAGGTTCTTAAAAATCCTGCTCTAGCGTTATTGGGAGAGAATGCCTATCGTACGGATGTCACCAATGTGCCCGGTATGGACGATTTACATCAGCCCCACGGTATTATCCGTGAGGCAGAGCGGTTGGCTGCCGAGTTATTTGGGGCTGAACAGACCTATTTTCTCATCAACGGAAGTTCCTGCGGACTCCAGGCCCTGATCATGGCGGCTTGCAATCCCGGTGATAAAATACTGGTTCCCCGCAATATACACCGCTCTATTTTAAGCGGTATTATTTTAAGCGGAGCAATACCGGTTTTTTTTCTGCCGGAATACAGCCGGGAATATGGGATTCCCCTGGGAACGTCTCCAGAGACTGTTGACCGCTGTTTAGCAGGCAATCCGGACGCCAAAGCCGTTTTACTGGTTTACCCCACTTACCAGGGAGTTATTTCCGATGTTAAAACCATTGCCCAAGTCGTACATAGGTATAACATTCCTCTATTAATTGATGAGGCACACGGCCCACACTTTTGTTTTCATGAGGATTTGCCCATAACGGCTTTGGAGGCCGGGGCGGATGCTTCGGTTCAGGGGACTCATAAAATGCTGGCCTCCTTTACTCAGGCTTCCATGCTGCATGTAAAAGGAAATCGCCTGGACAGGCAAAGGCTGGAAGCATCCCTTAAGCTCTTGCAAAGCACCAGCACTTCTTATTTACTGCTGGCTTCCCTGGATGGAACCCGGGCTCAAATGTCCGGCTACGGCAGGGAACTGATGGGCAGTGCCCTGCAGTTATCCGGGTTTTTACGCAAAGAAATAAAAAAAATCCCCGATTATAATGTACTGGGGGAGGAAATGATTGGCGGGCCGGGTGTTTTTGGGCTGGATCCTACCAAAATAAATATCTCCTTAAAAAATCTTAGAATCAGTGGTCTTTGGGCGGAACAATGGTTAAGGAAGCATCACCAAATTCAAGTGGAAATGTCTGATGTGTTTAATCTGCTTCTTTTAGTGACTTGCGGTAATTGGTTGAGTGATGCCAATAAAATGCTTTATGCTTTAAGGGATATGATTCAGCATATTCGGCTACATCCGGAGGTAACCGGTCCGTACACGGAAATACAAGATGTAAATCCCTTTCCTTTCATCCCGGAAATGATGGTCCCGCCCAGGGAGGCTTTTTTAGCCTCAACGACGCCCCTTTTATTGGAGGAAGCCATGGGGAGCATCAGTGCTGAAGTGATCACTTGTTATCCACCCGGAATTCCCGTTATTTGTCCCGGGGAAAAATTTAGCCAAGAGATTATTGCTTATCTGTCCGTCATGAGAACTCTTGGCATTCATTTCCAAGGATGCTCGGATGCCGGCTTAAAAACCGTGCTTACTTTAAAATAAAGATTATTTTTTCAGGGGTCCGTGCTCAATAATGCACGGACTTGCGCTATACCAGCTCATGCCGCGGTTTTTGGTTAACTTTGTTTTATCGGGGTATTCCACCGTTACCCAGGATCGTACAATCAATCCTTCTTGTCCCGGCAGTGCTATTTTTTCCTCTCCTGAGGGCAGATTAGGGTTTAGTTTTTCAGTGAACCAGTAGTTATGTCGTTTAAGAACCCGATGATGCCAGGTAACTTTCGGTGGTTTTTTCGTACCATACAAAGCCATATAAACGGTATTGCCAACCTTCTGGGACCAGATCATCACGGATCCACCGGTGTCATTTAAAAACCGCAAATCTTTAACCCCGCAAAAAACCGTGGCGTCTTGTCCCGGAGGAACGTAGGGTACGGTCATGGAGTGGGGGTAGCGCATGATGATTTGCAAATCGCTTAGGGTAGCTACATTGTACAATAAAGAAGCAATCTTACAGACACCGCCGCCTACGGTGGTTGTCACTTTACTGCCGGCGTAAGTGGGCCCCGCCTGGTAGCCTTTACTTTGGGTGTAGGGACCCAAAGTCTGGTTCTGAGAAAATACCGCACCCGCTTTTATTACTGTGCCTGCCAACTTACTGGCCGCAAGACCAATATTATA is drawn from Desulforamulus ruminis DSM 2154 and contains these coding sequences:
- a CDS encoding aminotransferase class I/II-fold pyridoxal phosphate-dependent enzyme → MNTTFTTPIIDALKGYIEDQTVRFHMPGHKGCQVLKNPALALLGENAYRTDVTNVPGMDDLHQPHGIIREAERLAAELFGAEQTYFLINGSSCGLQALIMAACNPGDKILVPRNIHRSILSGIILSGAIPVFFLPEYSREYGIPLGTSPETVDRCLAGNPDAKAVLLVYPTYQGVISDVKTIAQVVHRYNIPLLIDEAHGPHFCFHEDLPITALEAGADASVQGTHKMLASFTQASMLHVKGNRLDRQRLEASLKLLQSTSTSYLLLASLDGTRAQMSGYGRELMGSALQLSGFLRKEIKKIPDYNVLGEEMIGGPGVFGLDPTKINISLKNLRISGLWAEQWLRKHHQIQVEMSDVFNLLLLVTCGNWLSDANKMLYALRDMIQHIRLHPEVTGPYTEIQDVNPFPFIPEMMVPPREAFLASTTPLLLEEAMGSISAEVITCYPPGIPVICPGEKFSQEIIAYLSVMRTLGIHFQGCSDAGLKTVLTLK
- a CDS encoding EamA family transporter, which gives rise to MVLLYAIFGMFCWGLAPLFGKLGMYNVHPLTALSLRTMIAATLVLGWLVGSRGFSQIFQIPPLLWVFIGIEAILATLVGDLAYFFALKKGNINEVTLIMACSPLVTMLFSFFFLSEIVTGYQLLGALFITIGLVFISIS
- a CDS encoding LytR/AlgR family response regulator transcription factor; translated protein: MRAFIVEDNPVQRKYLKTLLFEQNVRVVGEAATGEDAVRQIARLQPEVVFLDIALPESSGMEVGWKIDSNIHKVFVTGHHHHALKAFELGSLDYLLKPVSPERLEITLKRLRKIIKQTHQKLILNLKSSTIALDIQQILFIEKMPILKKVTFHTLDGECSISGTLNEYEARLKNLGFARTHNSFIVNVNKIKRLLPSGDKSYIIKLHHTAKEVPLSRKYAPMLKPLLY
- a CDS encoding VanW family protein, with amino-acid sequence MKKLLHSRPIKMTCVIFLFTFSLFQPTTLFAETTSPIEKEERGVFAEDIYNQFKGMDQTYEGPLPWENEQVFLEGMQKNNTPIKMAAYKAALHDPLPGEEYNIGLAASKLAGTVIKAGAVFSQNQTLGPYTQSKGYQAGPTYAGSKVTTTVGGGVCKIASLLYNVATLSDLQIIMRYPHSMTVPYVPPGQDATVFCGVKDLRFLNDTGGSVMIWSQKVGNTVYMALYGTKKPPKVTWHHRVLKRHNYWFTEKLNPNLPSGEEKIALPGQEGLIVRSWVTVEYPDKTKLTKNRGMSWYSASPCIIEHGPLKK
- a CDS encoding accessory gene regulator ArgB-like protein — protein: MIHGWSVHLAQYLGTELNLDHRKVAVVAYGLEVIIGALIKLAVFVLVPSILGVFKLFAFALISSAILRLPSGGVHNNAYYKCLLSTLTFFLIIAFTAKGLAVYPLPLNVFAFLILLLAFLVFIKLAPVDNQEKPIKSEARRKRLKFISCSLLVGYGVIFFLWSPEQDIMLAFLLAVLFHTFTLTKMGHALFKAIDNLI
- a CDS encoding cyclic lactone autoinducer peptide: MKRFLLNLCVSLALVISYIGIYPTSWFTSYQPEVPEELLR
- a CDS encoding sensor histidine kinase, whose protein sequence is MKLDTQKHSLNYMEEAVKIMRSERHEYLNHLQTIMGLILSGDHKEAMTYLKDMGAECRFNSQVLSVSNPSLRVLLQNKRQSALIKGIELKLTIQSDLKQLKLTPTDTTTIFGNLLDNAMDCIVNAKDNSSRKLIHLKVTEVADDYVFTIEDSGPPIEPHILAEIFKIGFSTKGTGRGFGLALVESTIQRYQGTIHYGVNGAKGFTVTFPQQGVAA